TCAAACAGTGGCTTTTCTGAGGGATTAACTCATATTGCCAACTACAAACTGTGaatcaggagtgtgtgtgtgtgtgtgtgtgtgtgtgtgtgtgtgtgtgtgtgtgtgtgtgtgtgtgtgtgtgtgtgtgtgtgtgtgtgtgtgtgtgtgtgtgtgtgtgtgtgtgtgtgtgtgtgtgtgtgcgtgtgcatgtctgtgacaaagaagaaaaaagtcatCCCTGCTGATATAAAGTATGAGTTAATCTGTAGCTTTCACAGGCTGGTCATGTCGAGCGTTTCATCCTCCCTGTCTCCTACCAAAGAGTCGGTGTGTAATGTTTTGCTCTGATGCTGCAGGGTGTAACACAGAGCGTCTCTGCCCATGGTAATAATGTCTCTCTTATCGTTTGACGGACCATATATTATGTCCCCTGAATAACtccttaaaggcagaatgtctATTTCCACACACTCCATTCTTAAAGGTAATGATCCTGCGTTGTCATTCACTGAGTGTCTTCTCATGGGCAGGAATTCTGTTTTCTGCATGGAGTTCTGAAGTGTGTGCAGCTGGCAGGGGAACAAAGAGCTGTCGCACACGCTGGGACTGGAGCGACACCAGTCTGAGATACTGTGGTCGGATCCCGCTTGGCTGTCTGAACTGTCTCCGACCCTCTGCCCTAGCCCCTGGACTCTGGCCAGGTTCAACAACCTGGGGACAGTCACAATGGACGCAGACGCTGCCACAGCTGCAGCAATGTGGTGGCGCTCAGCATACGTCACTCTTGTGTCTGAAATCCGTGCGACAGAAGACGTCACTGTAACCGAgctggtgaaggaggaggagccgaAGAGGGACGCAACTTTCTGGTAGTATCTCGTCCGTATCACCTTCGCTGAGCGGTACAGGTCCCCTATGAAACAGTAACAGATGGGGTTAAGGCTGGAGTTTGTCAGACCAAGCCACTGGGCAAACGGCCGTGTCTGCAGGAGCCAAGATGGTTGACTTTGATCATAGTCGATCCAAAGGTCAGCCAAGTAGAGGGGCAGCCATGACACTGCAAACAGCAGCACCAGACACACAACCATCTTAGCGATCTTCTGGCGCGTTTTGAGGCGGGACACATGCAGAGCTTGGCTGCGAGGATCCAGATCCGCAAAAGTAGATTTCTTTCCTCCCCAAAGCCGCCTGCCAGTTAGGAAACCTATGGTGAGGTTAAACGCCACAGGCAGGCAGTAGAGCatcacaaacagcagcacattATATCTGTGGAAGAAAAGTGAATGACAACAAATTAAGATGCTCCCTTCTCGAAGTAAATGTATAACTTCAAGCAGGATCATAAAGGGTTTATATcaaaatatatgtataatatAAACATGCGGTGATACACTTGATGTAACAATTAAAGTGGAACCAACTCTCTGCATCCTCTTTATAAACTTTAGTAGTTTTGcatgaaggatttttttattacatcatCATCCTCAGTGTTAAGTTATGGATTGCAGTCTCAGTATTGTTAATCTTAATGGATTCCTTTCACACctattttatttgttctgtttccATCACAGGGATACAAAGCTCAGTACGACAAGGTCATCATTATCAGCCCTGACAGAACTCCCAAAGAGAATTAGTGCAGTTTCTCTCTAAAATCAACACTTTTTCTAACACTTTGCAGCATACAGTTACAAAACAGACAATGAAAGCATAATGAAATgccaaaaaagataaaagtaaCCAACAGAGAGTACACAATAGAAGTTGTTTGGAGTGATTTCACAACTTGTGATTAAGTAACACAAAAACCTGCGAGGcacaaaaatagaacaaaagTCCATCACTAAACCTGTTCGAAGATCCAAGCATCTCATGCACAGAATTCAAGACCTTGCAGGTTTAAATTGGAAGTGGGTCTTCTTATGTGGATCAAAAAGCCTCTGACACTTAAAAATTAAGTTTTGGGGTGTAGACGTGCTCATgaaaacttgccttgcctaacGTTGCCTCATGCTACTTCATGTTGCTCATTAATAAACTACTGAAACTACAGATAACAACACAGCCTGCACTTAAGTTATGTACATGGAATCTGATTCATAGAAACATCACAAAGCATATTGTGCCAAAAGTTGCAACTAGCACAGTGAGAACTTGCTTTTCTTATGTCAGCCTGTGGGCTTTTTACTTTAAGGGAAAACAAGTCTAAATTGGTGGGCTGAACTGGGCTGAACAATGATTAAATTTTACATGCTCAGTTGACAATTAAGAGCCCATTGGACCAAAACATATTGTTAAtcagaaatgcacaaaaagaaCTCAATCACTGTTAGTTTACTCACATATCTGTTAGCAGACTTTGTCTGACTGATATACCCCATCAAAAATGCATCAGTTTTGGCTAATCAGTAAGAAAAAGacaatgtttttaaactctTCCTGCAGAGCACCTCAACTACATTGTGTATTGTTGTCATATATGATTGCTACATTATAAAACCAGGTGGCACTGTCTTAAAGCAGgcaatcattaaaaacactaGCTGTGTCTTAATTCGAGGGTAGCATCCTTTGGAAGACGTAGCCTACGTAGGAGCTGCTAAGGTTGAACTGAAATGAGTCGGTCTGGTCCACGGAGGATTTCCCATTTTCGTCAACAGCTTTCCCTGACCTTACCCCCCCATTTCTAAGCACCACTGCCCATGACACCTAGCAACCTAAACACCTGCTGTACCAAAACTAATACCCTGATTATTATGGCCAAACACTTCATTGACAAATGTGAATTCATAAAGAACAGACCAATGTTTTTCATCTTCATGAGTGAGCTAACAAACTTCAAGAAACTACTTGTTCTTTATTCTGTTGGAGTACCTACCCCTGTTTGAGGCGGTGCTGAGGCCACTCCTCCTGACACACCAAGATGGCAAATGTCCCAAAGCTGATCTCCCGTCGTCGATTCATAACCGTTATGGGAGCACATATGATAAAAGAAACAACCCAGACCACAGCCACGGTCGCCAAGATTCGATGGCGGGTGAACATGGATCGAGCTCTCAGTGGTGATCGAACACTGTAGTAGCGATTCACACTGATCACCGTCAGGGTTAAAACACTGGCTGAGACTGAAACAGCCTGTGTGAATGGCACAGCTCGACACAGAAGGTCCCCGTACACCCAGGCGGTGTAGATCTGGTTTCCCAGGGTGataggcatgcacacacacaccacagccaGGTCACACAACGCGAGGTTCACAAGGAGATTACGGGTCGCACTGACACCGGCTAGCCGCCGGCTGCGTCTGTTGGTGAGGGCGCGCAGGGACATTAAATTCCCGACaaatcccaaaaaaaaagaaagacagtaCATGATTGTGAGAGCGATGGTACTGGGCTCGTGAAGAGTCCAGAGCAGCATTTTCTCCAGGTTGGCTAAGTCATTGGGAGAAAAGCTAGATAGGGAGAAAGGGAAGGATGAAGCAGAGGGCTGGTAAACAAAAGTGGATATTTGCTGAAATGATAGGGTTGAGGTGGAGAATAAAGGGGAGGAGATAAGGGAGGAGTAAGGGATGAGGGAGGAGGGCAGCAGAGAGGGCAGGGGTTGGTGGATGGAGGTAGCTGGTGAGCTGAAAGTGGAGGACAGCATAACAGTGCTGTTgaggttgtttgtgttgttgaagtTTTCCTGAGAGCTGTCGTACTGCAGAAAGGGAGAGAAGCTGGGTTGGACTGGGCTCCAGCTAGACTGCTGGTCCTGGGACAGATCCATGCTGCACTCCCAACAAAACCAGGAGGGGCAGCAGAGACGTATCAAAAGCTTAATGTTCCTTGGAAAAGCTTTGCATCCCGCATTCAGGGTCAAAAAGGTAGGTCACCGTATATGTAATCCAGGAAGTTTTCCCCTCTTAAATCAGTTTCTGTCTCTAAAGTCCTATGTCGGTCCTCTGTCATGACCCTAAGAGTGGATCATGGTTTGAAGTTGTCAAAAATGCTAGAGAGTAGAAGATCTGCATAAAATAATCCTAAAACATCCTTAGTCCTCAAAAATCCATTTATAGACACTGCTTAGTAAAAAGCAGACCatcaaaatcagaatcaaaGCAGGTAAAACATCACATCCTCCTGTGGAATTGAATAAAAATTTGTGGAAGCCAGTCATGTTCTCCCATCTTTTACTAGATCTTATGAATCAGCTGGAGTCATCTTGCTGTTCATCACTGGTCCAAGTGTAGtttttatgaaatgtgtgtacattttgtccTCCAGGGAGTGGCGGTCTGAACCTGATAATCCTCCACCAGCTGTTAATAGACTTTCTCACCTTCAAGGAAAGTGAACGTCACGCagaccttcctcctcctcgcgCTCACTCTTACTTCCCCTCATACCATTAGACTTTAATGTGACTGCAATCAGATCTGTTTGGATTGGAACATTGCCGATATCAGAGGCTGTGTCCATCTGCAGCAGACAAATCAAAGCCattcaggaaaagaaaaacactgaaaagcttaaaacatcttttgctgtttttttgtttttttttttcagatcaaaGCTTATCccacttatttttttacagtctgtgatgGGAACATGTAGTGCAGAACAAAGTCAAGACATACGAGTTataattcagtgttttttaaataataaagccAGTGCAAAGAAGAATGTAGCTTCATATTAATTATTCATATAGGCCTATGATGTGCAGATATGTCACTCTGGATTTACTATATTATTTTGCTGTTTATGAACTAAAGGTCTGTCATCATCAGTAACCtagttaacatttaaaaataaaactgtgaaaGCCAAACCACAgacaacaaaatacaaatgtgtCTTAAATAGGTCTATAGCCTATACAGAGCAAAAACAATTAggctgtttaaataaaataaatagagcCTAATTATAAGGATCCTACcttcaaataaaagtcaaacGGCCACGGTTCAGTCATTGTTTGTTGACCGTGTGCAGAACCTTTTTGATGCTGAAAGCCTGAAGATGCAGAGGAGGCAATCAGGTGCTGACTGAGGAGCTgcgctaaaaaaagaaaaaaaagaaaaagaaatgaaaagaacgGACGGACCGACCGACGGAGACAGTAAAGTTACTCCGGAATCGTTTACTGCCGCTTTATAATCCGTCTGTGAGTGTTAAAGCTGCGGAGGGATTTGTTGTTGGCGGAGCTCTCTGTGTTTCCGTCGGCTTTCCTTTGCCATAAAACGGACTCCTCAAATGTCTGCGCTCGTGCCGGCGGGAGCACCGATCCCGCGTGCGCCACTGCAGGACTGAATACTGGAAGAGCAGAGGAATAAAAGTACGGGAGGGAGCAACTGCTAcggcaaacacacacgcacgcacgcacgcacacacacacacacacgcacgcaggcacacacgcacacgcacacacacacgcacacacacacggcgctTAACCTCATTGCACCTACGACAACTCTGAAACCATGCAATCAATCAAAAAGTGCCAACTCGCTCCTCTGCTGCAGGGTGCCTCCTCAGCTTGGGGCTCAATTACAACCCGAAAAATGTGTTTCGGTTCCCTCTTCATAAAAGGATAACTAAACCTGTGCTGCTCTGATTGATTGTAAGAGCCAAAACAGCATGACCTGTAGATTGTCAACTTGCCATTACTCTGGCAACAACAACTATTTACAGAGAAGGAGCTAGAAGCAGTAAATATCCAGGTCATTTTTTCCCAAACCTATGCATGTTCCCCTGGAAACTTTATCCCTATAAGACAATTTCATTCACTATTTTTAAGCTAttcaaaatgcaaacaaagattcaaaacaccacaaaatatgtaaatcatttgggaaaaatgaaaaaacaattcCTTTAGAGTCAGTAGCATCCTCCTCCTGGGATCCTCGCCACCAGAAGCGCACACCCACTGCAGGGTACGCTTgtattatacagtatatatattgaAATATAAAGCATATACGTATATGTTCAATTTATATCGCCAGTCAATGGAGGTCCAGGGTGCAAATTGTAGCGCCCAAGACTGGAAGAAGGCGACGTATCAGTAACATGAgacaaagtttgaaattttttattttttttgcagatcaTACAATTTAATCGATAACTTCATATTTTTTACTTTCCCCTTTTAATATTGTACACGTATGTAGAgcctttatttaagtttcatttttaaaatgtatccaGTGAAGGTCTGTCTTTCTCCTAGTGGGGAGTGGGTGAGCAACGGCCACTATTGACCAGCCGCCACTATACTACATTTGTTGTAACTGAAAAGCCGATAATTAAGCAAGCTAGCAGAAGCTAATCCccggtgtttggcacctgcctgtacAACAGAAAGCATGCCAACTTTGCATCTGTGGGTGAAAGCCAATACCCTTCAttttggaacaagctttatTGGCGTGACGTTTTGCCACATTttgattgtattttcttttgtatgCCCCTACATCTGGGTTTGCAGTAGTCCACATCCACAATATTTTCTGGTTTGAATGGCATCCAAAAACTAAATTGTTTCCCCTCCCAAACTCACTTGCATGCATTTACTGGATACATCAATTCCCGAATTAACCAAAACATCTCGAATctaccaaaacatcaaaatacaggCAGAGGAAAGGGTCTTtgcagacacattcacattcatgtTTGGAGGCCCTTAAATGCAATCcagctttatttataaaacacatcTAGAATAAAAAAGTAGTGTtcaccaaagtgctttacagtcCACAAAAAATAGTGGTagtaataaataacaaataatgatattgtaaaaaaaaaaagagataaaatagTAAAAGAACAAGGGCAAGGACAGACGATTCAACAGCCCTCGTACAGAGTTAAAGCCCAGGCATAAAAATTTGTGTTAAGacaagattttaaaacaggcaTTGTGGGGGCCAACATGACCTGGGGGTGCTGCTCGTTCCAGAGTTTTGGAGCAATAGCTGAAAAGGTTTGTTGTTCTCTGGTCCTCTGCCAAGGTTTTGGAGTGATTAAAAGTAATTGGTCGGCAGATCTGAGTGGTTTTGACGGGGTGCAGAACAGCAAATGTTCTGAGATATATTGTGGCACTGAACCATAAAGcaacttaaaaacaaatagTAAAATTTAAAAAGGAATCCTGAAACGaatagggagccagtggagggatgCCAGAATGGGGGAGAAGTCCTCTGACTTTCTTGTACctgttaaaagaaaagcagcagcattttggaccAACTAGGCGAGACAGGGATGCCTGGCAAACGTCAACATCAAGTGTATTATAGTCCAGAGAGGTTGTAATAAAAGCATGAATTAGACATTCAATCTGCTTTttataagtgatgattgagcagcatTACTTTAGTGTAAAGTAGAGCTGAGCGCAACACAAGGCCGTGTTACGCAGACATCCAACTTGGGCGCATCAACCCCGTGACAACCCCCTCAGCACATCAAATAGGAGGGATGAACAGATCAAACCAAACAGTGTCCTATCCTGAGCTCTAATTTAAAGACCTGCCAGGACATCGGCAAGAGAGCTCTtgtttgaaaagaaatgtcaaataGTTTGGGCGTACAGGTGTGTTttaaacagcagctgaaatgtatGTCGTGCTTGTGAAGGTGCCTTTAGCTGCAGCTCCTAGACAAGCCTATAAACTCAAATCCTGTTGTGCCCTGACAATTTCATGAACCTgcactctcttcttctttgctgctcgTCGGGCTTTAGTGGGGAGATACATACATAGTGTGCATCCAAAAAAGGAGCTATTTGCTTGACTATCATTTATGggttttctttaagaaaaagctgcagacattGTCTTAGTTATTTTCAAACTCTCTTGAGCATTCGAAACCATGAAACATTATGTAGAaggtttttttgggttttttttacttccgcctcctttaaacaggcagaaactggctgatgtttctttttaaaagaaataacaCAGATAGGGTAGGAATGTTTGGCcctattcattttaaaaaggacaTGAAAAGTATGAGGTGTggttggatgtgtgtgtgtgtgttgtgtgtgcgtgtgtgtgacgaagaagaaaaaaagtcatccCTGCTGATATATAGTATGAGTCAAATGTCACTAATAACTTTTAATGGAGCAGCTATGCACATTCAGAAGAAGAAttcattttcatgcttttaacaAAGTGTTTGGCTTCTTGAAATTGGGTGAAATAATCGAATAAGGCAGCAGTATTGATTCACAACACCCTATCTCTGTTAATATTGATACGTGTGGAGCTCAGAGGTCTCTCTTGATGACTGCAGGAATGGATCCACAGTCCTCTGAACATAAGTTTCCTCCTGACAAACCTGACTCTGGATTATATGGAGAAAAATGCATTTCCACTCTATGAACTTGGAGGTTAAATTAAAATGGCATGGACCTGAATCAGTGGTGTCTCGGGCCAGCATTAGTAAATTAATAATTCCCTGTCGTAAAGAATTGTGATCAAATCGACTCAGTTACAATTTATGCATACCCTGCTGTCATTGTCACCACAGTGGACTAATGTGTTTTCTCTAAGGTTGACAGGTTGTGTTTCCAGCAATAAACAGTACATTTATTTCCCATGGGGAAATAACCagttctgacatttaaaaaaaaaggagaacctttttttgttattgctgAGCAACAAAGGTGAAGTTTTTAACTAGTTATGAACTAGACTGAAAGTCAaacttgtgtttctataatgagctacaaaagcaaacaagacagtTGGCAATGAAAATGAACtatttctctgttatttaaatcTGGTTACCTCTTTTAGGGAATGTGAAAGATGGAAAAATTTAGTGCACGCTTATATTTTCCTCAGCGAATATTCACGATTAGTGATACATTGAACTCACGAAAGAATGCAGTATGTGCTTTACTTAAACACAGAGAGTGAGAATAAGACATACACTTCTGTCCACAGAGGGGCGCTCAAATCGACACACTGACAGTTCCAACATACTGGTTATTTGTAACCACTTTTCTTGTCTGTAAGATGAAAAAGACAATTATCATAAAAATGACTGCCACAGGTCTAAAACCAGATGGAGATGTCTTATTAATGTCATTTGAACTTCGTagtgtgaataaaaagaaaactggtCTCATTCTCTGTATATAGCAATGACCCAGGGTTAAGCTACAAAATTAGATACCAACTATCATAAAAGACATCCTCTGCAATATTGATTGCTTGAGCAAAGTTGGTGCTGAAGTTATGAGTCACTTcacaacatttattatttagtttcatttttagCACTAAATCATTTATGGGGTTTTTTACACAAATCCCCCTGAATCTCTGATCTGCATATAAACAGACTGGCTCACATAGCATTCATTAATTACACCCTTTGATTGGCTTTGTACATGGTTCAAATTGTTTTGTTaacaacaaaaatgtccattttgaaTGATGTTCTGTGTAATTCACTTTTTCAACTAAGTTTTTgatattaaattaaaagaaaaatatcattGAGGCCAAGATGAGTGTTCCAGTTTAGAACAAACTTCTTCACACGCAGAGAGAATGGTATTTGGTCTCATTGTAGCTCCTCTGATGATGAGTATACATTGTTTGAAAACTTGTTTCAGCCTgaaaagggagggaaaaaaaacattagtgcCGCAGCCTTCACTCACTCATCTCATTGTCAGAAGTTTTGTTCCAGTTTGTCATGACACCCACTCAGGACAATTTCAATCTGAATCCATCTGAACAAGGTCATATTCCCTTGTTTGTGTTAATCATTTTATAACAAAGGATACTACAATTGTATTGAAAGTTTCAATTTGAAACTTTTTATTGCGTTGCCATGACTCATTCACCTTCATGATCTATCTTCAACCTCTAATGCAACAATTCCATACATATCAGTTATATTTTCCAGTCATAATCACTACAACAATAATCAAAAGATGTAATGTTTTAAGGTTTATAAGAAACAAGTTGAATCCTTCATTGTTTCGAAACGATAACATCCAGGGGGAGTGAGCTCTTTTCATATTACAACCATTTTCTCAGTAAGCTCACTTATTATTGTAGAATTTAggagtcaaataaaataaacacaattcaataatgcaaaatgtcacatttaattaatcaacacagtgtgtttttaaGGAGACAGAGTTTTATTATTCATGAGTCAAATAGCCGCAGGCAGTGTAGCTCTTTTAAACTACTTTGATTTAAACAGTGTTGTTTGTGCCTCTTCTCTGAGGGCATGTTCTCAAAGAGGTGAGCTGCTGGCGGATAATCATGTGCAGAGCTTTTGGGTGAAACCAAAATGTGTAAATTGAAGATAGATGGGAGGGGGAGGATGTTATCAGAAAATGAAGAAGGTCAAATTTAAGAAGTTTCAATCTTAGTTGAGGACAGAAAGTGACTTCAGTTATTATGCATACTCAATGTTTCATTCATTCCTCAGGCATTAGATTCCAGTTGAGATAACGTTAGTTAATGTGCACCCATTAAAAATATGCAAGTTAATGCAAATTTGGCTAGGACTGTGTAACTGAGGTGAGTTGAAAACACTTCAACAAAGTGAGAAATTCCCATTTCAGGCTTGATGAAtcttaaacagataaaaaacataGTTCATGATGAGATGTATAAACCCACAAAGGCATGcactaacc
This window of the Labrus mixtus chromosome 2, fLabMix1.1, whole genome shotgun sequence genome carries:
- the LOC132987899 gene encoding neuropeptide Y receptor type 2-like, whose translation is MDLSQDQQSSWSPVQPSFSPFLQYDSSQENFNNTNNLNSTVMLSSTFSSPATSIHQPLPSLLPSSLIPYSSLISSPLFSTSTLSFQQISTFVYQPSASSFPFSLSSFSPNDLANLEKMLLWTLHEPSTIALTIMYCLSFFLGFVGNLMSLRALTNRRSRRLAGVSATRNLLVNLALCDLAVVCVCMPITLGNQIYTAWVYGDLLCRAVPFTQAVSVSASVLTLTVISVNRYYSVRSPLRARSMFTRHRILATVAVVWVVSFIICAPITVMNRRREISFGTFAILVCQEEWPQHRLKQGYNVLLFVMLYCLPVAFNLTIGFLTGRRLWGGKKSTFADLDPRSQALHVSRLKTRQKIAKMVVCLVLLFAVSWLPLYLADLWIDYDQSQPSWLLQTRPFAQWLGLTNSSLNPICYCFIGDLYRSAKVIRTRYYQKVASLFGSSSFTSSVTVTSSVARISDTRVTYAERHHIAAAVAASASIVTVPRLLNLARVQGLGQRVGDSSDSQAGSDHSISDWCRSSPSVCDSSLFPCQLHTLQNSMQKTEFLPMRRHSVNDNAGSLPLRMECVEIDILPLRSYSGDIIYGPSNDKRDIITMGRDALCYTLQHQSKTLHTDSLVGDREDETLDMTSL